In Parus major isolate Abel chromosome 1, Parus_major1.1, whole genome shotgun sequence, the following proteins share a genomic window:
- the IL17D gene encoding interleukin-17D gives MQISLLLKQLLLQAAVTLPWVSAPGRLGRRKGRIRPTPVFVLDISHLGPCWRQDTAGMEKHARGASWSRASRKSQTPTRGSANCPKVTGRVRARAVPSPAGNPHMFSHQPRHFGSDWAKSPWLCLSLEPWRGAWHRLPSVPAGLGTARLLPVPPVRWEGRAGLSTAPPGVRRVPGRRLGGAWIRPCPRGVPGAALGCGTDPRPAPSSRRLRERRRTCSWQARPGEMQRGAGHFSNSSSAGRASGTARRGSPPLSPAPWRRSSPAAMQRGRVRAALAALLALLCAALLPLRPEAARAPKQRPARTRSCGERPEELLEQLYGRLAAGMLSAFHHTLQPEPPGRQHNASCPAGTRPPADKRVRLPVNLRSASPWAYRISYDPTRYPKYIPEAYCLCKGCLMGIFGEESLHFRSTPVFMPTVILRRTPACAGGRYVYTEDYITIPVGCTCVPEQEKEAESVNSSIDKQEVKLLVGQNKPSSE, from the exons ATGCAAATTTCCCTTCTTCTGAAGCAGCTTCTCTTGCAGGCAGCAGTGACCCTGCCGTGGGTGTCTGCCCCGGGCCGCCTcggcaggaggaaggggaggatcAGGCCAACCCCAGTCTTCGTGCTGGACATCAGCCACCTCGGTCCCTGCTGGAgacaggacacagctgggatggAGAAACATGCCAGAGGTGCTTCCTGGAGTCGGGCAAGTCGGAAATCCCAAACCCCTACGAGGGGCAGTGCCAATTGCCCTAAAGTGACTGGGAGAGTCCGGGCTAGAGCagtcccttccccagctggaaATCCCCACATGTTTTCACATCAGCCCCGACACTTTGGCTCCGACTGGGCCAAATCCCCCTGGCTCTGCCTCAGTCTTGAGCCCTGGCGCGGAGCGTGGCACCGGCTGCCGAGTGTCCCGgcggggctggggacagcccggCTCCTGCCGGTGCCGCCGGTGCGGTGggaagggagagctgggctCTCGACGGCACCCCCGGGAGTGCGGAGAGTGCCGGGCCGGAGGCTCGGCGGGGCCTGGATCCGTCCGTGCCCGCGGGGTGTCCCCGGGGCCGCGCTGGGATGCGGGACCGACCCGCGCCCGGCGCCGAGCTCTCGCCGCCTCCGTGAGCGCCGCCGAACATGTTCCTGGCAGGCGAGGCCAGGGGAGATGCAGAGAGGCGCGGGGCACTTTTCCAACAGCTCCTCCGCCGGGAGAGCCAGTGGCACGGCGCGGCGCGGCAGCCCGCCGCTCTCCCCGGCTCCCTGGAGGAGAAGCAGCCCGGCGGCCATGCAGCGAGGCAGG GTGCGGGCGGCGCTGGCGGCGCTGCTGGCGCTGCTCTGCGCGGCGCTGCTCCCGCTCCGCCCGGAGGCCGCCAGGGCGCCCAAGCAGCGGCCGGCGCGGACCCGGAGCTGCGGCGAGCGGcccgaggagctgctggaacagctgTACGGGCGGCTGGCGGCGGGCATGCTCAGCGCCTTCCACCACACCCTGCAGCCCGAGCCGCCGGGCCGCCAGCACAACGCCAGCTGCCCCGCCGGGACACGGCCGCCCGCAGACAAGAGGGTCCGGCTCCCCGTCAACCTGCGCAGCGCATCGCCCTGGGCGTACAG AATTTCCTATGATCCCACGAGATACCCTAAATACATTCCCGAAGCCTACTGCCTGTGCAAAGGCTGCCTGATGGGGATCTTTGGTGAGGAGAGCTTGCACTTCCGCAGCACCCCGGTGTTCATGCCCACGGTCATCCTGCGCCGCACACCCGCCTGCGCCGGGGGCCGCTACGTCTACACCGAGGATTACATCACCATCCCTGTGGGCTGCACCTGCGTCcctgagcaggaaaaggaggcaGAGAGCGTCAATTCCAGCATAGATAAGCAAGAAGTGAAGTTGCTGGTGGGCCAGAACAAGCCCTCATCAGAATGA